Proteins encoded together in one Gigantopelta aegis isolate Gae_Host chromosome 8, Gae_host_genome, whole genome shotgun sequence window:
- the LOC121379639 gene encoding protein mono-ADP-ribosyltransferase PARP12-like: MVLLEQGGQLKIDQLYQDLTNNEGVQMPNVQSLLIFLDEFPRNFVINTVRHRRKTVSDVRVISDIETCVEHCKKQGSCRSQNGECGRLHICKFFLLSGHCHFGPGCAFGHDFTSRHNFNVFMSYMLDPRYIKAENMRDLLCQNECRNATTMPDTCKFYNTSKTCSNKRCRSLHICRHFLEGTCKFGSYCRRNHSVEESSVMDILEDYGFDVDQHPEVILEDLQNFYQNNTSTNIRSSQPPGLSYRSRSVNNLADALRMSVFDPPPQRQRGRSAGRWRERDRTSFEDYIGTSFEDDIGSLERYWMRSPQPDDFSSNSDREQEAYVPTLRRPPSAVPAMPVPWPRTKRSPPVMALPPKPAISTFRSVSKESTLKICIHYLRGKCLFGGKCRYHHKSTIYQWQWKRNTDLDWTDFEEEENITLEKSFSHVEEAECNLKIGKREQMKRKLGKDVDERQLFHGTHVDNIEAICHQGFDFRFCGKAVGTLHGKGSYFSTEAGYSDSYTVNCGKMFIALTLVGDFSKGNQSFVRPPPKIDSEPHGDLFDSCVDNVKNPKIFAIFDLYQVYPQYLIT, translated from the exons ATGGTTCTACTGGAGCAAGGGGGCCAGCTAAAGATTGACCAGTTATACCAGGACCTCACAAATAACGAAGGTGTACAAATGCCTAATGTCCagtcacttttaatttttttggatGAATTCCCACGCAATTTCGTCATAAATACAGTACGTCACAGAAGAAAAACAGTGTCTGACGTGCGTGTGATATCGGATATCGAGACCTGTGTTGAACATTGCAAGAAACAAGGAAGTTGCCGAAGTCAGAACGGTGAATGTGGCAGACTACACATTTGCAAGTTCTTTCTTCTGTCTGGCCACTGTCATTTTGGTCCTGGATGTGCATTCGGTCATGACTTTACATCTCGTCATAATTTTAACGTTTTTATGTCGTATATGCTCGATCCAAGGTATATCAAAGCAGAAAATATGAGAGATCTGCTGTGTCAGAATGAATGCAGAAATGCTACCACGATGCCCGATACATGTAAATTTTACAACACATCAAAGACCTGCTCCAACAAGAGATGTAGAAGCCTGCACATCTGTCGACATTTTCTTGAAGGAACCTGCAAGTTTGGGTCCTACTGTAGAAGAAACCATTCTGTGGAAGAATCATCTGTTATGGACATCCTTGAGGACTACGGTTTTGATGTGGACCAACACCCTGAAGTAATACTGGAAGATCTTCAAAACTTTTATCAAAATAACACATCTACAAACATCAGATCATCGCAACCTCCAGGTTTATCCTACAGGAGTCGATCAGTGAATAATTTAGCTGACGCACTTAGGATGTCCGTCTTTGACCCACCGCCACAAAGACAGCGTGGTAGATCAGCAGGCAGATGGCGAGAAAGAGACAGGACATCTTTCGAAGATTATATCGGAACATCTTTCGAAGATGATATCGGATCATTGGAGCGGTACTGGATGAGGTCTCCTCAACCAGATGACTTTTCATCTAACTCGGACAGGGAACAAGAGGCATACGTGCCAACTCTGCGTCGACCACCTTCAGCAGTCCCAGCCATGCCTGTTCCATGGCCTAGAACAAAACGAAGCCCTCCGGTAATGGCCTTGCCTCCAAAACCAGCCATATCaacatttagatcagtttcaaAGGAGTCAACTTTAAAAATCTGTATTCATTATCTGCGAGGAAAATGTCTTTTTGGGGGAAAATGTCGATACCATCACAAGTCGACAATTTACCAGTGGCAATGGAAGAGAAATACTGATTTAGATTGGACAGATTTtgaggaagaagaaaacatAACTTTGGAGAAAAGCTTTAGTCATGTTGAAGAAGCAGagtgtaatttaaaaattgG AAAACGGGAACAGATGAAGAGAAAACTGGGGAAGGATGTTGATGAACGCCAGCTGTTCCACGGGACACACGTTGACAACATCGAGGCGATCTGTCACCAAGGTTTTGACTTTCGGTTCTGCGGGAAAGCTGTAGGCACCTTACACGGAAAAGGAAGTTATTTTTCCACTGAAGCAGGTTACTCCGATTCTTACACTGTCAACTGTGGAAAGATGTTCATCGCTCTAACTTTGGTGGGCGACTTTTCAAAGGGTAACCAATCGTTTGTACGCCCACCACCAAAAATTGATTCTGAACCACATGGTGATTTGTTTGACAGCTGTGTTGACAACGTAAAAAATCCTAAAATCTTTGCAATCTTTGATTTGTACCAGGTGTATCCGCAGTATCTTATCACC